Proteins from one Penicillium digitatum chromosome 2, complete sequence genomic window:
- a CDS encoding Peptidyl prolyl cis-trans isomerase Cyclophilin, putative, giving the protein MSETTRLKSTVYVGGLDQGVTAHTLAEAFIPFGEVVDISLPKPEQPNSAEIHRGFGYVEFDLPQDAKEAIDNMDGSEIYGRTIKVAAAKPQKDANEGLGSKTAIWEQEGYLAKHAVSEEDREAAEEAQAASSRPQDPMQGLEQLDVAGPKPE; this is encoded by the exons ATGAGTGAAACCACGCGGCTTAAGAGCACTGTCTACGTTGGTGGTCTTGACCAAGGAGTGACCGCACACACACTTGCCGAAGCTTTCATTCCATTCGGCGAGGTCGTCGATATCTCTCTACCTAAACCAGAGCAACCTAACTCCGCTGAAATTCACcgtggatttggatatgtgGAGTTTGATCTGCCGCAAGACGCCAAAGAGGCAATTGACAACATGGACGGTAGCGAGATCTACGGGCGCACCATCAAAGTCGCCGCTGCAAAGCCGCAGAAGGATGCCAATGAGGGATTAGGCAGCAAGACTGCAATCTGGGAACAG GAGGGTTATTTGGCCAAGCATGCTGTCAGCGAGGAAGATCGGGAAGCAGCGGAGGAGGCTCAGGCTGCCAGCAGTCGTCCCCAAGATCCTATGCAGGGATTGGAACAATTAGATGTTGCTGGGCCGAAGCCCGAGTGA
- a CDS encoding NADH-ubiquinone reductase complex 1 MLRQ subunit yields MYPTRMLRMQPTRAFAFPTPKEQQSAHTISQRLRQLKRVPPELLPIGFVLAVALSAAVYSCGKKLMTDKTLRLYRNSPESREH; encoded by the exons ATGTATCCCACTCGCATGCTGCGGATGCAGCCCACTCGGGCCTTTGCTTTCCCTACTCCT AAGGAGCAACAAAGTG CTCACACTATCTCCCAGCGTCTGCGCCAGCTTAAGCGTGTGCCCCCCGAGTTGCTCCCTATCG GCTTCGTCCTGGC TGTTGCCCTCAGCGCTGCTGTCTACTCTTGCGGCAAGAAGCTGATGACCGACAAGACCTTGCGTCTCTACCGCAACAGCCCCGAGAGCCGTGAGCACTAG